DNA from Longimicrobium sp.:
GAACCGGGATGACGCGGCTGCTGAAGCCCAGGCGGCTGACGGTCAGCGACGCGTCGCCCGCGGGAACGCCGATGTTGAAGCGGCCGCCGGCGTCGGTCTGGACGCCGCGGCGGGTGCCGGTGATGGTGACGGTGGCGCCGGAGACGGGCGCCTGGTCGGCACCGGTCACCGTACCCGTCACCTGCCGCTGCTGCGCGGTCGCGCCGCTGGCGCTCCCCGCGATCAGGAGCAGGGACATGACGAACGACAGGATGCGTTTCGACATACTTCCTCGTTGGGGGTTGGTAAAAGTTCCTGCGCGTGCGTGCGGATGTGCGCGGGTCGCCTCCGTGTTTGCGAATGGTGGATGTGCGGCGGGAGGGCGCCAGGAGCGGGGCCGCTCCCACGGATGACACGAACGTACGGGCTGGAACACGCGCCTGGCCGGCGTGCTGGGGCCGGCTCTGGAGACGGTGTTCGGGGCGGGGTGAACGCAGAAGCTACTCTCCACCCCGCCTCTCCGCAAGAAGACTCTGGTCCGGGTGCGCCCCTTCAGAGCCCTTGCTTGCGTTGCGATACAACGTGCGAACGGGCGTTTCCGGACGCCTGGGCGCACGGAAGGCGGGGGCTCACGCGGAGACGCGGAGGCACGGAGAGAGGAACGGAATGAGGCGGGCTCGCGATGCCGGCCGCCTTTACGGATGAATGCAAGCGCCCCCTCCCCCATGTAGTTGTTGGGGGAGGGGGCAGCGAGGTGACGAGCGCGGGCGGGGGCCGCGCCGCTACGGATTGCAGTAGTACAGGCGCGCGGGCGGGATGTTGCGCGGCTCGAAGCCCAGCTTCACGCGGCCAAAGGTGCGCTTGAGGTTGGGCAGAACGCCGTTGGAGTACTGGTAGACCAGGAATGCGCCCGTGGGGGTCAGCGCGTCGCGGGTGGCGCGCACGATGCCGTCGCGGAGGGCGGCGGGCATGGTGCTGAACGGGATCCCCGAGATGATGTAGTCCGCCTTGCCGCGCCCCAGCCGCTGCAGGATGCTCCCCACGTCCGCCGCGGAGCCGTGCACCAGGTGCAGGCGCGGGTCGGCGGCGCCGCGCTGCAGGAAGCTCACGAAGTCCGTATTCGTCTCGATGGCCACCAGGATGCCGTCCGGGTGGAGGCGCTTCAGGATCTTGTGCGTGAACGTTCCCACCCCCGGGCCGTACTCCACGATCACCCGCGCCCTGTCCCAGTCCACCTCGCCCAGCATCTCGTTCACCAGGAAGCGGGAGCTGGGGATCACCGAGCCCAGCATGCGCGGGTGCTTCAGGAAGTTGCGCGCGAAGAGCAGGAGCTGCTGGCGGTGAGCGGAGGTCGTTGCGGGCACGTTGGTTCTCCGGATGATCGTAGGTCCTGGCGGGCACGCGGCCCGGCTGCGGCGGCGCACCGGCTCCACGTGGACACGGTACGCAAAAACGGGACTCACCCGCGATTCAGGGCGCGGGTGCCCACAAGGTGCCCCCGCGGAGCCCCGCGCGCCAGGGTCAACCCTCCCCCGCCCCCTCGCGCCCGGCCGCCTCCTCCACCGCGATCCTCACCAGCGAGCTGCGCAGGGCTGCCCCCGTGATCCCCGGATCCAGCGCGCGCACCAGCTCCACCGCGTGCACCCACACCGCCGGATCGCCGCCGTCGGCGGGGTGCTCCACCGGGTGCAGGATCCCCCGCACCACCACGCTCCGCCAGCGGAACCCCGCCTCCACCTCGTCCACCTCGAAGGTGATGGGGGTGCCGTGCGACTCGCCGACCAGGGCCGCCCAGCTGGAGCCGTACGAGGTGCGCGCCCACAGCCACCCGTCTGCCCAGGCGTAGAGGACGGGCTCCACCTCCAAGCGGCCGCGGCGCGTGTAGGCGATCCGCCCCACCCGGTTCCGGGCCAGGATCGCGTCGGCGCCGGCGCGTTCCAGCGGGCGGAAGGCTTGCGGTTGCGGTGCGGACATGCCGGTCTCTCCGTGGCTGCGGGTGGCACTGCGATGGAAAGAAATGGTCTCACGCGAAGGCGCGGGAGAAAAGCATCACACAGAGACGCGGAGGGGAACGGAAAGGCCACAGAAGACGCCTTCTGCTTTTCTTTCCGTAACCTCTGTGGCTCTGTGTGAGGCCATCTGTTTTTCTCTCCCTGCGTCTCTGCGCCTCTGCGTGAGGCCAGGCAGGACGCAAGGGTCGTCCCGCGGCCGGGCACAGGGCGTCGCGCGGGTGGATTGGAACTTGCGCCTGCGCGGCCTCCCCCGCACACGGGGCGGGGCAAAACGGCACCACGAGGAGCGCGCGGATGGCGGATCGAGAGCAGCAGGGAGAGAGCGTGCGGCTGCAGGTGGCCGGGGCGAAGCGCGAGGACATGGCCAAGGGCACGGCCCGGCTGGGGCAGCGCACCTTCCAGGCGCTGGGCCTCAAGGAAGGCGAGATCATCGAGATCGTGGGGCCGGTGACCACGGCCGCCGTCGCCCTTCCGCCGTACCCGGAGGACGACGGGCTGGACCTGATCCGCCTGGACGGCCTTCAGCGCACCAACAGCGGCGTCAGCATCGGCGACTACGTGGAGGTGCGCTGCGCCAAGGTGGAGCCCGCCCGCCGCGTGACGCTGGCCCCCGCGCAGGAGAACCTGCGGCTGATGGGCACCGGCGACGCCCTGCGCCGCACCCTCTTCCGCCGCCCGCTCACGCAGGGCGACACGATCTCGACCTCCGCCTACCAGCGCACCGAGACGTCGCGCGGCCCCGAGGACCCGGGGGCGTTCCCCGAGGAGCTCTTTCGCACCTTCTTCCAGCAGACGGCGTACGCGCTGCAGGAGATCCGCCTGCGCGTGGTGGGAACGACGCCGCGCGGGATCGTGCAGGTGGTGGAGGACACCGAGATCGAGCTCCTTCCCGAGTACGCTGAGCCGGAAGACCCCAGCCGGGGCGACATCACCTACGACGACATCGGCGGCCTGGGGCCCACCATCGACCAGGTGCGGGAGATGATCGAGCTCCCGCTGAAGCACCCGGAGCTCTTCCAGCGGCTGGGGATCGACCCGCCCAAGGGCGTCATCCTGCACGGCCCGCCGGGGACGGGCAAGACGCTGCTTGCGCGCGCGGTGGCCAACGAGGCGCGCGCGCAGTTCTTCCACATCGCCGGCCCGGAGATCATGGGGCGGCACTACGGCGAGAGCGAGCAGCGGCTGCGCGAGGTGTTCGAGCAGGCGGAGCAGCAGGCGCCCTCCATCGTCTTCATCGACGAGATCGACTCCATCGCACCCAAGCGCGAGGAGGTGACGGGGGAGGTGGAGCGGCGCATCGTGGCGCAGCTGCTGACGCTGATGGACGGGCTGAAGCCGCGGCAGAACGTGGTGGTGATCGCCGCCACCAACCGCGTCAACGCCATCGACGAGGCGCTGCGCCGGCCGGGCCGCTTCGACCGCGAGATCATCATCGGCGTGCCGGACGCGGTGGGGCGGCGCGAGGTGCTGGCCATCCACACCCGCGGGATGCCGCTGGGGAACGACGTGGACCTGGACGAGCTGGCGCGCATCACCTACGGCTTCGTGGGCGCGGACCTCACGGCGCTGGCTCGCGAGGCCGCCATCGACACGCTGCGGCGCCACCTCCCCGCGCTGGACCTGAACCAGGTGGAGATCCCGGCGGACGTGCTGGCACGGCTGATCGTGTGCCGCGACGACTTCATCAACGCGCTCAAGCGGGTGCAGCCCTCCGCCGTGCGCGAGATCATGATCCAGGTGCCGGACGTGGGGTGGGACGACATCGGCGGGCTGGAGGACGCCAAGCGGGCGCTCAAGGAGGGTGTGGAACTCCCCCTGAAGCACCCCGACGCCTTCCGCCGCCTGGGGATCCGCCCCGCCAAGGGCTTCCTCCTGTACGGCCCCCCGGGCACGGGCAAGACGCTGATGGCCAAGGCCGTCGCGCGCGAGTCGGAGGCGAACTTCATCGCCACCAAGTCGTCGGACCTGCTCAGCAAGTGGTACGGCGAGAGCGAGCAGCAGGTGACGCGCCTCTTTCAGCGCGCGCGGCAGGTGGCGCCTACGGTGATCTTCATCGACGAGATCGACTCGCTGGCGCCACAGCGCGGCGGCGGGCTGGGCGAGCCGGCTGTGACGGAGCGGGTGGTGAACACCATTCTCGCGGAGATGGACGGGCTGGAGGAAATGCAGGGGATCGTGGTGATCGGCGCCACCAACCGGCCCACGCTGCTGGACCCGGCCCTGCTGCGCCCCGGCCGCTTCGACGAGCTGGTGTACATCACGGTGCCGGAGCGCGAGGCGAGGCTCACCATCCTGCGCATCCACACCTCGGGGATGCCGCTGGCGGAAGACGTGCAGCTGGAGACCATCGCGGAGCGCACGCACGGCTTCACCGGCGCGGACCTGGAGGACCTGGTGCGCCGCGCGGGGCTGATGGCGCTGCGCACCGACCTGGACGTGGCCGAGGTGCCGATGCGCTTCTTTGAGTCGGCGCTCAAGGAGAGCCGCGCATCGGTGACGCCGGAGATGGAGCGCGAGTACGAGGAGCTGCGCAGCGAGCTGAAGCGCGAGGGCCCGCGCGGCCGGCAGATCGGCTTCCGGGCCCCGGAGCGCAACACCGCGCACTGACGGCTCCTGGAAAGGAACACGGGGAGGGGCGAAGGGCGCCCCTCCCCGTGTTTTCGCGCGTCGCTATCTCGTTACAGGGAAACAGGTTGCCGGGTTTGGCGCAGAAGGTTTGTGGAACGGTTGTTGCTTTCCCGCCGACCCCAAGCGCAGAGGCTGGACGGCCTCCCGATTACTCCGAACCAAAGGGCAACCATGAGCATCACTCCCAACGACCGCGACCTCCCGATGGACCGCACCGCCGACTCGCTTCGCGCGGACCAGCTGCATGGCAATGAGCAGCTTCGCGC
Protein-coding regions in this window:
- a CDS encoding pyridoxamine 5'-phosphate oxidase family protein; protein product: MSAPQPQAFRPLERAGADAILARNRVGRIAYTRRGRLEVEPVLYAWADGWLWARTSYGSSWAALVGESHGTPITFEVDEVEAGFRWRSVVVRGILHPVEHPADGGDPAVWVHAVELVRALDPGITGAALRSSLVRIAVEEAAGREGAGEG
- a CDS encoding rRNA adenine N-6-methyltransferase family protein yields the protein MPATTSAHRQQLLLFARNFLKHPRMLGSVIPSSRFLVNEMLGEVDWDRARVIVEYGPGVGTFTHKILKRLHPDGILVAIETNTDFVSFLQRGAADPRLHLVHGSAADVGSILQRLGRGKADYIISGIPFSTMPAALRDGIVRATRDALTPTGAFLVYQYSNGVLPNLKRTFGRVKLGFEPRNIPPARLYYCNP
- a CDS encoding CDC48 family AAA ATPase; protein product: MADREQQGESVRLQVAGAKREDMAKGTARLGQRTFQALGLKEGEIIEIVGPVTTAAVALPPYPEDDGLDLIRLDGLQRTNSGVSIGDYVEVRCAKVEPARRVTLAPAQENLRLMGTGDALRRTLFRRPLTQGDTISTSAYQRTETSRGPEDPGAFPEELFRTFFQQTAYALQEIRLRVVGTTPRGIVQVVEDTEIELLPEYAEPEDPSRGDITYDDIGGLGPTIDQVREMIELPLKHPELFQRLGIDPPKGVILHGPPGTGKTLLARAVANEARAQFFHIAGPEIMGRHYGESEQRLREVFEQAEQQAPSIVFIDEIDSIAPKREEVTGEVERRIVAQLLTLMDGLKPRQNVVVIAATNRVNAIDEALRRPGRFDREIIIGVPDAVGRREVLAIHTRGMPLGNDVDLDELARITYGFVGADLTALAREAAIDTLRRHLPALDLNQVEIPADVLARLIVCRDDFINALKRVQPSAVREIMIQVPDVGWDDIGGLEDAKRALKEGVELPLKHPDAFRRLGIRPAKGFLLYGPPGTGKTLMAKAVARESEANFIATKSSDLLSKWYGESEQQVTRLFQRARQVAPTVIFIDEIDSLAPQRGGGLGEPAVTERVVNTILAEMDGLEEMQGIVVIGATNRPTLLDPALLRPGRFDELVYITVPEREARLTILRIHTSGMPLAEDVQLETIAERTHGFTGADLEDLVRRAGLMALRTDLDVAEVPMRFFESALKESRASVTPEMEREYEELRSELKREGPRGRQIGFRAPERNTAH